A genomic stretch from Enterobacter dykesii includes:
- a CDS encoding sugar phosphorylase, producing the protein MGNEMNPKIKEIINLVYGGTFSDAHLNVLLENIGNAASVITEKRKTGWDEKDVVLITYADQFSAKGEKALPVFTRFYNRWLAHSFSHVHLLPFYPWSSDDGFSVIDYHEVAPKTGTWRDVFELKQSASLMFDFVCNHMSAKSKWFANYLKQMPGYEDFFISVDPETDLSAVTRPRALPLLTPFTLHDGSVRHLWTTFSEDQVDLNFASPQVLIAMVDVLLHYLIEGARYIRLDAVGFMWKIPGTNCIHLEQTHQLIQLFRAITEAVAPGTVIITETNVPHKDNVAYFGDGENEAQMVYQFSLPPLVLHAVHSQDVRTLSQWAASLTLPSTKTTWFNFLASHDGIGLNPLRGILPESEILSLVEKLQAEGALVNWKNNPDGTRSPYEINVTYLDALSPRDSLDSQRIARFILAHAVLLSFPGVPAVYIQSILGSRNDYAGVERLGYNRAINREKYTAGQIDGELEDKNSLRSQVYRSLSQLIALRRAEKAFHPDSEAYFSAPGEHVLKIVRVADCGKKVTALFNFSDGIQTVESDIHSGTELISGKDITDKTLTLYPWQVLWIKEN; encoded by the coding sequence ATGGGAAATGAAATGAATCCAAAAATTAAAGAAATCATTAATCTTGTTTACGGGGGAACGTTTTCTGACGCCCATCTTAATGTGCTGCTGGAAAATATTGGAAATGCCGCTTCTGTTATTACGGAAAAACGTAAAACGGGTTGGGATGAAAAAGACGTTGTCCTGATCACCTATGCCGATCAGTTTTCAGCGAAAGGGGAGAAGGCGCTACCGGTTTTTACACGTTTTTATAACAGATGGCTTGCTCACTCTTTTTCTCATGTCCATCTCTTGCCTTTTTATCCATGGTCTTCGGACGACGGATTTTCTGTTATCGATTATCATGAGGTTGCACCGAAAACCGGAACGTGGCGAGACGTTTTCGAATTAAAACAGTCAGCCAGTTTAATGTTCGATTTCGTATGCAACCATATGTCGGCCAAAAGCAAATGGTTCGCTAATTACCTGAAGCAAATGCCAGGATATGAAGATTTCTTTATTTCTGTCGATCCTGAAACAGACTTATCCGCGGTGACGCGTCCGCGTGCCTTACCGCTTCTTACGCCTTTCACGCTGCATGATGGCAGCGTGCGACACCTGTGGACCACCTTCAGCGAGGACCAGGTCGATCTCAATTTCGCCTCTCCGCAGGTGCTGATCGCGATGGTCGACGTGCTGCTGCATTACCTGATTGAAGGGGCGCGATACATTCGTCTGGATGCGGTGGGCTTCATGTGGAAAATACCCGGAACAAACTGCATCCACCTTGAGCAAACCCATCAGCTCATCCAGCTTTTCCGCGCCATTACCGAGGCTGTCGCCCCTGGAACGGTGATTATTACCGAGACGAACGTTCCGCATAAAGATAACGTTGCTTACTTTGGTGACGGTGAAAATGAAGCGCAGATGGTTTATCAGTTCTCTTTGCCTCCGCTGGTGCTGCATGCGGTACATTCTCAGGACGTCCGGACGCTGAGCCAGTGGGCAGCGTCGCTGACGTTGCCTTCCACGAAAACCACCTGGTTTAACTTCCTGGCCTCGCATGACGGGATTGGTCTGAATCCATTACGCGGAATTTTACCCGAGTCGGAAATCCTCTCGCTTGTGGAAAAACTTCAGGCTGAAGGCGCGTTGGTTAACTGGAAAAATAACCCGGATGGCACACGCAGTCCTTATGAAATTAATGTGACCTATCTGGATGCTTTAAGTCCGCGTGACAGTCTTGATAGCCAACGGATTGCCCGGTTTATTCTGGCGCATGCCGTCCTTTTAAGCTTCCCCGGCGTGCCCGCGGTTTATATCCAGAGCATTCTTGGCTCGCGTAATGATTATGCAGGTGTTGAACGCCTGGGATACAACCGTGCGATTAATCGTGAGAAATACACTGCAGGACAAATTGATGGCGAGCTTGAAGATAAAAATAGCCTACGCTCTCAGGTCTATCGCTCGTTAAGCCAGTTAATTGCGCTGCGTCGGGCGGAAAAGGCATTCCATCCTGACAGCGAGGCTTATTTCAGTGCGCCAGGTGAACATGTTTTAAAAATCGTTCGCGTGGCGGATTGTGGTAAGAAAGTAACGGCGCTGTTTAATTTCAGTGACGGCATTCAAACGGTGGAATCCGATATTCATTCCGGAACGGAGTTGATTTCCGGGAAAGATATTACGGATAAAACGCTGACCCTATATCCATGGCAGGTGTTGTGGATTAAAGAAAACTAA